One window from the genome of Mucilaginibacter ginsenosidivorans encodes:
- a CDS encoding MlaE family ABC transporter permease: protein MTDQALPKWKRWLESSGDQVIFLKGFFRNMFRGGFEWSEFVRQCYEIGYKSFTLVGTTAFIMGLVLALQLRPTLVDFGAESMLPKTLAVSIIREIGPVITAIICAGKISSGIGAELGSMKVTEQIDAMDISGANPMQYLVVTRILATTLMVPLLTLLGDVLGLLGGFLAINITGNVSLLLYFHKCVGSIDFSDFLPAFIKTIFFGFVIGFIGCYKGYNSNKGTESVGLAANSAVVAASLWIFVIDAIVVQISSILIYH from the coding sequence ATGACAGACCAGGCATTACCAAAGTGGAAGAGATGGCTTGAAAGCAGCGGCGACCAGGTGATATTTCTGAAAGGATTTTTCAGGAATATGTTCCGGGGCGGGTTCGAATGGTCGGAGTTTGTTCGCCAATGCTACGAGATAGGTTACAAATCATTTACGCTGGTAGGTACTACAGCATTTATAATGGGGTTGGTTTTAGCATTACAGCTGAGGCCAACCCTTGTTGATTTTGGGGCGGAGAGTATGCTGCCCAAAACGCTTGCTGTCTCTATTATCCGCGAAATAGGACCCGTTATTACCGCTATTATTTGCGCCGGTAAAATATCCTCGGGTATAGGCGCCGAATTGGGCAGCATGAAGGTGACAGAGCAGATAGATGCGATGGATATATCCGGCGCCAACCCCATGCAATACCTTGTTGTTACACGAATATTGGCGACAACCTTAATGGTGCCCCTGCTTACGCTATTAGGCGACGTGCTTGGCCTTCTGGGGGGCTTCTTAGCCATCAATATTACAGGCAATGTAAGCTTGTTGCTTTATTTTCATAAATGCGTTGGCTCTATAGATTTCAGCGATTTTCTTCCCGCTTTTATTAAAACCATATTTTTTGGTTTTGTTATTGGCTTTATAGGCTGCTATAAGGGCTATAATTCCAACAAAGGGACCGAGAGTGTAGGACTTGCCGCCAATTCTGCGGTTGTAGCAGCTTCGCTCTGGATATTCGTTATCGACGCCATTGTGGTGCAGATAAGCAGTATTTTGATCTATCATTGA
- a CDS encoding ABC transporter ATP-binding protein produces MEHAEKHTREQKKSSEKKDEVVIHIKGLKKSFGEHEVLKNINLDVKRGENVVVLGKSGEGKSVTIECIVGKLIPDEGTLTVFGEEVAEMNERQLKELRTKIGFLFQGAALYDSMTVRENMEFPLTRVLKLKDRAEIDQRVEDVLESVGLADAVDKMPSDLSGGMRKRAGLARTLIVKPEIMLYDEPTTGLDPITSREISQLILEMQKKYKTTSIIITHDMECASITADRVVVMDEGEYIAEGTFDSLKKSKDEFVRSFF; encoded by the coding sequence ATGGAACACGCGGAGAAACATACCCGGGAACAAAAGAAATCATCCGAAAAAAAGGATGAGGTCGTTATCCATATTAAGGGACTCAAAAAGTCATTCGGTGAACATGAGGTTTTAAAGAACATAAACCTCGATGTAAAACGAGGTGAGAATGTGGTGGTGCTCGGTAAATCGGGTGAAGGAAAATCTGTTACCATCGAATGTATCGTGGGTAAACTTATACCGGATGAAGGAACCCTGACTGTTTTTGGTGAAGAGGTGGCGGAAATGAATGAGCGGCAGTTGAAAGAATTGCGAACCAAAATAGGCTTTTTGTTCCAGGGGGCGGCATTATACGATTCGATGACGGTGCGTGAGAACATGGAATTCCCTTTGACCAGGGTGCTTAAGCTAAAAGACAGGGCAGAAATAGATCAAAGGGTGGAGGATGTGCTTGAAAGTGTGGGTCTTGCTGATGCGGTAGATAAGATGCCCTCAGACCTGTCGGGCGGAATGCGTAAGCGCGCCGGCCTGGCGCGAACGCTGATAGTTAAGCCCGAGATCATGTTGTACGACGAGCCAACCACCGGCCTTGATCCGATAACCTCGCGCGAGATCAGCCAGCTGATCCTGGAGATGCAAAAAAAGTATAAAACTACGTCCATCATCATTACTCACGACATGGAATGCGCAAGCATAACCGCCGACAGGGTTGTGGTTATGGATGAAGGCGAATATATAGCTGAAGGCACGTTCGACAGCCTGAAAAAGTCGAAGGACGAGTTTGTCAGATCATTTTTTTAA